One part of the Paenibacillus silvisoli genome encodes these proteins:
- a CDS encoding GNAT family N-acetyltransferase, whose translation MILLAKSDYDRVRPLLSDMAYHPVFAYSVIDGIQSGQVFVNNEPHPTSALIANGYGVYLFVGTGDDERFMSEAAGYLLDDRNHAQYYDLYASTPELLAAINERLAGQTVVLQRSSFAFDYAQFQHLRASLNNRHDPYVMKRVEGALFDKYQQEMDASYESLWSSSQHFTDRGFGYCLLKEDEFASVCNSMFVGGGYADIDIVTADPYQKQGLATNVGAAFIEHCLHHQLVPNYNCDAGNGRSIQLAAKLGFVKQQEYPMLWWHRDPHIMADYLQRFQYALPANEKTGT comes from the coding sequence ATGATTCTTTTAGCCAAATCAGATTATGATCGCGTACGGCCCTTGCTAAGCGATATGGCGTATCACCCTGTATTCGCCTACTCAGTGATCGACGGTATACAGTCCGGGCAGGTGTTCGTGAATAACGAACCGCATCCGACATCCGCCCTGATTGCAAACGGCTATGGCGTTTACTTGTTCGTCGGGACAGGCGACGACGAACGGTTTATGAGCGAGGCGGCCGGTTATTTGTTGGATGATCGCAATCATGCGCAGTATTACGATTTGTACGCATCCACTCCAGAGCTGCTAGCAGCAATAAATGAAAGACTGGCAGGACAAACCGTCGTGCTGCAGCGATCCTCTTTTGCATTCGACTACGCGCAGTTTCAACATCTACGGGCTTCATTGAATAATCGGCATGATCCCTATGTCATGAAACGAGTAGAGGGCGCGTTATTTGATAAATACCAGCAAGAGATGGACGCTTCGTATGAGTCTCTGTGGTCTTCCTCGCAGCATTTTACGGATCGCGGGTTCGGGTATTGCTTGCTGAAGGAGGATGAGTTTGCGAGTGTTTGCAATTCGATGTTCGTAGGCGGAGGCTATGCGGATATCGATATCGTGACCGCTGATCCTTATCAGAAGCAGGGGCTGGCGACGAATGTCGGCGCGGCTTTTATTGAGCATTGTTTGCATCATCAATTAGTGCCGAATTACAACTGTGACGCGGGTAACGGGCGGTCCATTCAATTAGCGGCGAAGCTAGGCTTTGTGAAACAACAGGAATATCCCATGTTATGGTGGCATCGCGATCCGCATATTATGGCGGATTACTTGCAGCGGTTCCAGTACGCGCTTCCTGCAAACGAAAAAACCGGCACTTGA
- a CDS encoding ABC transporter substrate-binding protein → MRKWTTGAWKSTLAVALVLAIGTGCASGKKTESGETELTVLLDWYPNAVHTFLYAAEEQGYFKEAGLKVNLQTPADTNDALKLVATGKADLALSYHMQVAISRSEGIPIVSVGAIVRHPLNQLLVLDSPDIKSPKDLVGKKIGYPSIPLDEAIVNTMVKTDGGDPSKLTYTDVGWDLIPAMTTKKVDAIIGGYVNHEKLLLEKEGEKITAFDPSKFGVPDYYELVLTASEKGLESNGDAIKKFIEASAKGQAYTASHPDEALQLLLDQQSKDFPLDADVEKQSLSILLPLMDAGEQPFASQTKESWSSVIDWLKEHRQLTDDVKAEDAFRNL, encoded by the coding sequence TTGCGTAAATGGACTACAGGTGCATGGAAGTCGACGCTGGCTGTTGCGCTGGTGCTGGCTATAGGTACGGGCTGCGCGTCCGGCAAAAAAACGGAATCCGGAGAAACCGAGCTTACGGTGCTGCTGGATTGGTATCCGAATGCGGTGCATACGTTCCTGTATGCGGCCGAGGAGCAAGGCTATTTCAAGGAAGCGGGCTTGAAGGTGAATTTGCAAACGCCTGCTGACACGAACGATGCGTTGAAGCTGGTCGCGACCGGCAAAGCGGACTTGGCGCTCAGCTATCACATGCAAGTCGCGATCTCGCGTTCCGAAGGTATTCCGATCGTTTCGGTCGGCGCCATCGTGCGTCATCCGCTGAACCAGCTGCTCGTGCTGGATTCGCCGGACATCAAGAGCCCGAAGGATCTCGTCGGCAAAAAAATCGGTTATCCGTCCATCCCGCTCGACGAAGCGATCGTCAATACGATGGTGAAGACGGACGGCGGAGACCCTTCGAAGCTGACGTATACCGATGTCGGCTGGGATCTGATTCCCGCGATGACAACGAAGAAGGTAGATGCCATCATCGGCGGCTACGTGAACCATGAGAAGCTGCTGCTCGAGAAGGAAGGCGAGAAAATTACGGCCTTCGACCCTTCCAAATTCGGCGTGCCGGACTATTACGAGCTCGTGCTGACCGCTAGCGAAAAGGGACTTGAAAGCAATGGCGACGCGATCAAGAAGTTTATCGAAGCGTCTGCCAAAGGGCAAGCCTATACGGCCAGCCACCCGGACGAAGCGCTGCAGCTGCTGTTAGATCAGCAGAGCAAGGACTTCCCGCTGGATGCCGACGTCGAGAAGCAAAGCCTGTCGATTCTGCTTCCGCTCATGGATGCGGGCGAGCAGCCGTTCGCCAGCCAAACGAAGGAGTCCTGGAGCTCCGTCATCGATTGGTTAAAGGAGCATAGGCAGCTGACGGACGACGTCAAAGCTGAGGACGCATTCCGCAATTTATAA
- a CDS encoding serine hydrolase domain-containing protein, which translates to MNNHQELAARLHGLLTEFVVYEQLPGLAVGIVKDNQMLLAGEYGTANLRSGDPVVRGTLFHQASVSKTFVATALMQLAERGKVDLDGSITAYLPYFKLEDERYRAITVRQLLNHTSGMPDEDDYAWDRPEYDEESLERYVRGLRHHKLRSEPGAAFAYSNIGYEILGEVIAKVSGMSFEQYMKTSVLEPAGMRSSSFLKREVETRIAVSHVLGGPAGIGVQVSKVFPYNRAHGPSSTLYTNAEDMCRYMLMHVNRGLAENGERILQPDSYEMMWRPHAETGYGPDKTHVGLGWFLGEHNGSRILSHSGWDTGFLSHLLLLPDDGIAISVMTNCDYLWLDSVTLPILDVVRGSTLRHMKRSAAYPVGAWALSDGVDRALEEYRRFMDMEQKTHYVEEFQFMQVADALSRSGRREDAFRVLTCAAAIFPGSTAISGRLREFSKDGGGANDSFSQIRL; encoded by the coding sequence ATGAATAACCATCAAGAGTTGGCGGCTCGGTTGCACGGCCTGTTGACCGAGTTTGTCGTATATGAACAGCTGCCGGGATTAGCCGTCGGCATCGTCAAGGACAACCAAATGCTGCTTGCCGGCGAATATGGTACAGCAAATCTACGCTCAGGCGACCCCGTTGTAAGAGGCACGTTATTTCATCAAGCCTCGGTCTCGAAAACCTTCGTAGCTACGGCTCTGATGCAGCTGGCGGAGCGCGGAAAAGTCGATTTGGATGGCTCGATCACCGCCTATCTGCCTTATTTTAAGCTGGAAGATGAACGGTATCGGGCGATAACGGTCAGACAGCTTCTGAATCACACATCTGGCATGCCGGATGAAGACGATTATGCTTGGGATCGGCCCGAGTACGACGAGGAAAGTTTGGAACGCTACGTCAGAGGTCTTCGTCATCATAAGCTGCGGAGCGAACCCGGCGCAGCATTCGCCTATAGCAATATCGGCTATGAGATTTTGGGAGAGGTGATCGCGAAGGTCAGCGGGATGAGCTTCGAGCAGTATATGAAAACAAGCGTTTTGGAGCCGGCGGGCATGCGGTCCAGCTCGTTTCTGAAACGGGAGGTTGAGACTCGGATTGCCGTCTCTCATGTGCTTGGAGGACCGGCAGGCATCGGCGTTCAAGTCAGCAAGGTGTTTCCGTATAACCGGGCTCACGGACCCAGCTCCACGCTATATACGAATGCCGAAGATATGTGCCGTTACATGCTCATGCATGTAAATAGGGGGCTGGCGGAGAATGGCGAGCGAATTTTGCAGCCCGACAGTTATGAGATGATGTGGCGGCCGCATGCCGAAACCGGTTATGGACCGGATAAAACGCATGTTGGACTGGGATGGTTTCTTGGCGAGCATAACGGCTCCCGAATCCTTTCCCATTCAGGGTGGGATACCGGCTTTCTGAGCCACTTGTTGCTGCTTCCCGACGATGGCATCGCGATATCGGTCATGACCAACTGCGACTATCTTTGGCTGGACAGCGTAACCTTGCCGATTCTTGATGTCGTGCGCGGTTCGACGCTTCGCCATATGAAGCGTTCTGCTGCTTATCCGGTTGGAGCATGGGCTCTATCGGACGGAGTGGACCGGGCGCTGGAAGAGTATCGGCGGTTCATGGATATGGAACAGAAAACGCACTATGTGGAGGAATTTCAATTTATGCAAGTGGCCGATGCTTTATCGCGGAGCGGACGCCGGGAGGATGCTTTTCGCGTTCTGACTTGCGCTGCCGCGATTTTCCCGGGAAGCACGGCGATTTCTGGCAGGCTGCGGGAATTTTCGAAGGATGGAGGGGGAGCGAATGATTCTTTTAGCCAAATCAGATTATGA
- a CDS encoding ThiF family adenylyltransferase, whose protein sequence is MQGRYSRQMLFAPIGEAGQRKLEDSAVCIIGMGALGTVLANHMVRAGVGHVRFADRDYVEQSNLQRQMLYDEEDVRQGYPKVVAAEKKLSKINSDVRLEAIVTDVTVHTVDALLEGMDLVLDGTDNFQTRYLLNDACFRKGIPFTYGGAVSSRGMSAILVPGSTPCLRCFIPSADSGGQTCDTIGVIAPVVDIVASYQAVEALKFLVGASDSRRNSLVTFDLWQNRYFEMKLGEATPGCPCCQLKQYPALDTTEQDSTISLCGRSTVQMTGSGPLDLELWRERLAPAAVEVTANAYLLRVELPEGERLVLFPDGRVFVQGTDDVVRAKTLYARYIGA, encoded by the coding sequence GTGCAAGGACGATATTCGAGGCAAATGCTGTTTGCTCCGATCGGCGAAGCCGGTCAGCGGAAGCTGGAGGACAGCGCGGTTTGCATTATCGGCATGGGCGCGTTAGGCACCGTGCTGGCCAATCATATGGTAAGAGCCGGCGTCGGCCACGTGCGGTTCGCCGACCGCGATTACGTGGAGCAAAGCAATTTGCAGCGGCAAATGCTGTACGACGAGGAGGATGTCCGGCAGGGCTATCCGAAAGTCGTCGCGGCCGAGAAGAAGCTGAGCAAGATCAATTCCGACGTCCGATTGGAAGCGATTGTGACGGATGTGACCGTGCATACGGTCGATGCGCTGCTTGAGGGCATGGATTTGGTGCTGGACGGCACCGACAATTTTCAAACGCGCTATCTATTGAACGATGCCTGTTTCCGGAAGGGGATCCCGTTCACCTATGGCGGCGCCGTCAGCTCGCGGGGCATGAGCGCGATTCTGGTGCCGGGCAGCACGCCTTGTCTGCGCTGCTTCATCCCTTCCGCCGATTCCGGCGGGCAAACCTGCGATACGATCGGCGTCATCGCGCCGGTCGTCGACATCGTCGCTTCCTACCAAGCGGTGGAAGCGTTGAAGTTTCTGGTTGGCGCTTCGGACAGCCGCCGGAACAGTCTGGTAACGTTTGATTTGTGGCAAAATCGCTATTTCGAAATGAAGCTCGGGGAAGCGACGCCGGGCTGTCCGTGCTGTCAGTTAAAGCAGTATCCCGCTTTGGACACGACCGAGCAGGACTCGACGATCTCGTTGTGCGGGCGAAGTACGGTGCAAATGACGGGAAGCGGACCGCTTGATCTGGAGCTATGGCGCGAGCGGCTGGCGCCTGCGGCGGTGGAAGTGACCGCGAATGCGTATTTGTTGCGGGTTGAGCTGCCGGAGGGGGAACGGCTGGTGCTCTTCCCGGATGGCCGCGTTTTCGTTCAAGGCACGGACGATGTCGTTCGAGCCAAAACCTTGTATGCCCGCTATATCGGAGCTTGA
- the thiO gene encoding glycine oxidase ThiO, translated as MKDRIVVMGGGVIGLSCAFELQKRGHQVTVLEINRCGGQASGAAAGMLAPYSENVEGSDPFFRFGWESLRLYPDWQAEVKQVSGGTFEYTNSGSLYVAYHEADLLALEGRLLWQRQFGSSGTILEGDALFRLEPLLSRQVRAALYTPEESHLYAPHYVQALEEGCRRLGVDICDQLEQVSVARWRDEIVLLSKDGSTFRGDRLLVCNGAWAQELAGTFGVDIPVYPIRGQICAYAVDAKPVQHMVFGNQGYLVGKENGTLVCGASEDVAGFDTTVTERGIERLRKWNKAMFPFLEHRVPFHKWAGLRPSTLDGLPLIGAMDDASRVVFAVGHYRNGILLSPATAKLAADWIEGKGSPSEDYRAFLPGRFS; from the coding sequence ATGAAAGATCGCATTGTCGTCATGGGAGGCGGAGTCATCGGGCTGTCCTGCGCGTTTGAATTGCAGAAACGGGGCCATCAGGTCACGGTTCTCGAAATCAACCGCTGCGGGGGGCAGGCTTCGGGCGCGGCTGCCGGCATGCTGGCACCGTATTCCGAAAACGTGGAAGGCTCCGATCCCTTTTTCCGGTTTGGCTGGGAAAGCTTGCGGCTTTATCCGGATTGGCAGGCTGAAGTGAAACAGGTATCCGGGGGGACCTTCGAATATACGAATTCCGGAAGCCTGTACGTCGCGTATCACGAGGCGGATTTGCTGGCGCTGGAAGGCAGACTGCTATGGCAGCGGCAATTCGGCTCCTCCGGCACTATTCTCGAAGGAGACGCGTTGTTCCGCTTGGAGCCGCTCTTGTCGCGGCAAGTACGAGCGGCGCTGTATACGCCGGAGGAAAGCCATCTGTATGCGCCGCATTATGTGCAAGCGCTGGAGGAGGGCTGCCGGCGGCTTGGGGTCGACATTTGCGACCAATTGGAGCAGGTGTCCGTCGCCCGGTGGCGGGATGAGATCGTTCTCCTGTCTAAAGATGGGAGTACGTTCCGCGGCGACCGGCTGCTTGTCTGTAACGGGGCTTGGGCGCAGGAGCTCGCGGGTACGTTCGGCGTCGATATTCCCGTCTATCCGATTCGGGGCCAGATTTGCGCTTATGCGGTTGACGCGAAGCCCGTGCAGCATATGGTTTTCGGCAATCAGGGCTACCTGGTGGGCAAAGAAAACGGAACGCTCGTCTGCGGCGCATCCGAGGATGTGGCCGGCTTCGATACGACGGTCACGGAGCGAGGCATCGAGCGGCTTCGAAAATGGAACAAGGCGATGTTTCCGTTTCTCGAGCATCGCGTTCCGTTCCACAAGTGGGCGGGCTTGCGTCCGTCGACGCTCGATGGGCTCCCGCTTATTGGCGCTATGGACGATGCGAGCCGCGTTGTCTTCGCGGTCGGCCATTACCGGAACGGCATCCTGCTTAGTCCGGCAACCGCCAAGCTGGCGGCCGATTGGATCGAGGGGAAAGGATCGCCTTCGGAGGATTATCGGGCGTTCTTGCCGGGGCGATTTTCTTAA
- a CDS encoding CD3324 family protein — protein sequence MKYVKADIIFPEDLLKEIQKYFHGGVVYVPAPEGSRKKWGENSGSRTKLGQRNAEIRSRFESGSTINQLSEQFYLSYDSIKKIVYAKK from the coding sequence ATGAAATACGTTAAAGCAGATATTATTTTCCCGGAAGATTTGCTGAAAGAGATTCAGAAATATTTTCACGGGGGCGTCGTGTATGTCCCTGCCCCCGAAGGCTCGCGGAAAAAATGGGGCGAGAACTCGGGGAGCCGAACGAAGCTGGGACAACGAAACGCGGAAATTCGCAGCAGGTTTGAGAGCGGTTCGACGATTAATCAGCTCTCCGAGCAATTTTATCTGTCCTATGACAGCATCAAAAAAATCGTATATGCAAAAAAATAG
- a CDS encoding thiazole synthase, with amino-acid sequence MKQDLLRIGNRELSSRFFIGTGLFPNPYVQKEAIKASGAQVLTFAVRRINLEATEDDSILQHLQHEEYIYLPNTSGARTAEEAVRIARLARASGLSDWIKVEISANERTLLPDPIETLKATETLVKEGFTVLPYITDDPIMCKRLEEAGAAAVMPGAAPIGTGLGILNPYHLGLIVEDANVPIIVDAGLGSVSDVTQAMELGVSAVLMNTPVAKARNPVGMAQAMRMGIEAGRLAYLSGRIEKKRYASASSGYEAFKLN; translated from the coding sequence ATGAAACAGGATCTATTGCGCATCGGCAACCGCGAGTTGTCCTCGCGTTTTTTTATCGGTACCGGACTTTTTCCGAATCCCTATGTTCAGAAGGAAGCGATCAAAGCGTCCGGCGCTCAAGTGCTGACCTTTGCCGTGAGACGCATTAATCTGGAAGCTACCGAGGACGATTCCATCCTGCAGCATCTGCAGCATGAGGAATATATTTATCTTCCGAATACGTCCGGCGCGCGGACGGCGGAGGAAGCGGTCCGTATCGCCCGGCTGGCGCGCGCTTCCGGCTTGAGCGATTGGATCAAGGTGGAGATCAGCGCCAACGAGCGCACGCTGCTGCCAGATCCGATCGAAACGTTAAAAGCGACGGAGACGCTCGTCAAAGAAGGATTCACCGTTCTGCCGTACATTACGGATGACCCGATCATGTGCAAACGGCTGGAAGAGGCGGGAGCCGCGGCGGTCATGCCGGGGGCGGCCCCGATCGGAACCGGGCTCGGCATTCTGAATCCGTATCATCTCGGCTTGATCGTCGAAGACGCGAACGTTCCGATTATCGTGGATGCCGGCCTCGGTTCGGTGAGCGATGTGACGCAGGCGATGGAGCTTGGCGTATCCGCTGTGTTGATGAATACGCCGGTGGCCAAAGCGAGAAACCCGGTCGGCATGGCGCAGGCGATGCGGATGGGCATCGAAGCGGGGCGGCTCGCTTATTTGTCGGGACGGATCGAGAAGAAGCGTTACGCGTCGGCAAGCAGCGGTTACGAGGCATTTAAATTAAACTAA
- a CDS encoding CHAP domain-containing protein, translated as MFEVNVFARLEKVRVLVREIFTSVMSDVEAEEALSKLTEAARKASMIAKHRGESEEMAAVAGLLHDFYFYQTGVTAFPGPNSADAVRPILRNAQMFNDDELTIILRMIFYHDDRERAHGSYTQTKTAAKHTEARLSIMANAAERLTKQNIIGIPEDKHYRDICEYWPDADIYQVLKGNWCAAFVYHCCMQAGIRLPIRYPNHKFRLAGVGAWLDWARLPETGFFYSDGEDGFKPERGDIVIFEKLLTDRSHDHIGVVLSCDDHAITVAEGNVDNQNYSGVVCRDRGHCILGYIRIDEGYQFQFNGEYVPIA; from the coding sequence ATGTTCGAGGTGAACGTTTTCGCGCGCCTGGAAAAGGTGCGAGTTCTGGTTCGTGAGATATTTACTTCTGTGATGAGCGACGTTGAGGCGGAGGAGGCGTTGTCGAAGCTGACCGAAGCAGCAAGAAAGGCTTCGATGATCGCAAAGCATCGGGGAGAGTCGGAGGAAATGGCTGCAGTAGCGGGACTACTACACGATTTTTACTTTTATCAAACAGGCGTCACAGCTTTCCCAGGCCCGAATAGCGCAGATGCTGTAAGACCAATCTTGCGCAACGCTCAAATGTTCAACGATGATGAGTTGACGATCATTTTACGAATGATATTTTATCATGACGATCGAGAACGAGCCCACGGATCCTATACTCAAACGAAAACCGCGGCCAAGCACACGGAAGCCAGACTTTCTATAATGGCCAACGCAGCTGAAAGGCTCACAAAGCAAAATATTATTGGCATTCCGGAAGACAAACACTACAGGGATATTTGCGAATATTGGCCTGACGCTGATATCTATCAAGTATTGAAAGGCAATTGGTGCGCGGCATTCGTATACCACTGTTGTATGCAGGCTGGCATACGACTTCCGATTCGCTATCCGAATCATAAGTTTCGCTTGGCCGGGGTTGGTGCGTGGCTGGACTGGGCTCGGCTGCCCGAAACAGGTTTTTTCTACAGCGACGGGGAAGATGGGTTCAAGCCGGAACGCGGCGATATCGTCATTTTCGAGAAACTGCTGACCGACCGGTCGCATGATCACATTGGCGTCGTTCTAAGCTGCGATGATCACGCCATAACGGTTGCAGAAGGCAATGTAGACAACCAGAATTACTCGGGTGTTGTATGCAGGGATCGGGGACATTGCATTCTTGGCTACATCCGCATCGACGAAGGCTACCAATTTCAATTCAATGGAGAGTACGTGCCGATCGCATGA
- the thiE gene encoding thiamine phosphate synthase produces the protein MKDFRLYAITGEQFHPGRSMIEVMEEAILGGVDIVQLRDKTSGKEELLQKAQALRELTRKHGVTFIVNDHIDIALAVDADGIHLGQEDVPLHEARKLVGDKIIGISTHKLEEALQAERDGADYIGVGPVFPTKTKVDVVDPVTVSYVREVADRIRIPFVAIGGIKLSNVDQVIAAGATRICAVSEIVGSGDVQGTCKAFLAKLN, from the coding sequence ATGAAGGATTTTCGTTTATATGCCATTACGGGCGAGCAATTCCATCCGGGCCGCAGCATGATCGAGGTCATGGAGGAAGCGATTCTCGGCGGCGTCGACATCGTTCAGTTGCGGGATAAAACGAGCGGCAAAGAAGAGCTGCTGCAAAAGGCGCAAGCGCTTCGGGAGCTGACGCGTAAGCACGGCGTCACGTTCATCGTCAACGATCACATCGATATCGCGCTGGCGGTCGATGCGGACGGCATTCATCTGGGCCAGGAGGATGTGCCGCTTCATGAGGCAAGGAAGCTCGTGGGAGACAAAATCATCGGAATTTCCACGCATAAGCTCGAAGAAGCGCTGCAGGCCGAACGCGACGGCGCGGACTATATCGGCGTAGGTCCCGTGTTTCCGACGAAAACGAAGGTGGATGTCGTCGATCCCGTTACCGTTTCGTATGTGCGCGAGGTAGCGGACCGGATTCGAATTCCGTTCGTGGCCATTGGCGGCATTAAGCTGAGCAACGTCGACCAAGTCATCGCGGCAGGCGCGACTCGCATTTGCGCGGTCAGCGAAATCGTCGGCAGCGGCGACGTGCAGGGAACTTGCAAAGCGTTCCTCGCCAAATTGAACTAG
- the thiS gene encoding sulfur carrier protein ThiS — MELVINGKKQELDAETIQDVINHFGLAGKPVVVEADGSVLTAAQWADTSVRPHMQIELVHFVGGG, encoded by the coding sequence GTGGAGCTTGTCATTAACGGCAAGAAGCAAGAGCTGGATGCGGAGACGATCCAGGATGTCATTAACCATTTCGGCTTGGCCGGGAAGCCGGTCGTCGTTGAAGCGGACGGATCGGTTCTTACGGCTGCGCAATGGGCGGATACAAGTGTGCGGCCCCATATGCAGATCGAGCTTGTACATTTTGTTGGGGGAGGCTGA